In one Zalophus californianus isolate mZalCal1 chromosome 10, mZalCal1.pri.v2, whole genome shotgun sequence genomic region, the following are encoded:
- the LOC113933268 gene encoding voltage-dependent anion-selective channel protein 1, whose product MAVPPTYADLGKSARDVFTKGYGFGLIKLDLKTKSENGLEFTSSGSANTETTKVTGSLETKYRWTEYGLTFTEKWNTDNTLGTEITVEDQLARGLKLTFDSSFSPNTGKKNAKIKTGYKREHINLGCDVDFDIAGPSVRGAVVLGYEGWLAGYQMNFETAKSRVTQSNFAVGYKTDEFQLHTNVNDGTEFGGSIYQKVNKKLETAVNLAWTAGNSNTRFGIAAKYQIDPDACFSAKVNNSSLIGLGYTQTLKPGIKLTLSALLDGKNVNAGGHKLGLGLEFQA is encoded by the coding sequence ATGGCTGTGCCTCCCACGTATGCTGATCTTGGCAAATCTGCCAGGGATGTCTTCACCAAGGGTTATGGATTTGGCTTAATAAAACTTGActtgaaaacaaaatctgagaATGGACTGGAATTTACGAGCTCAGGTTCAGCCAACACTGAGACCACCAAAGTGACCGGCAGTCTGGAAACCAAGTACAGATGGACCGAATATGGTCTGACGTTTACAGAGAaatggaacactgacaacacacTAGGCACAGAGATCACTGTGGAAGATCAGCTTGCACGTGGACTGAAGCTGACCTTTGATTCATCCTTCTCAccaaacacagggaaaaaaaatgctaaaatcaaGACAGGGTATAAGCGGGAGCACATCAACCTGGGCTGTGACGTGGATTTCGACATTGCCGGTCCTTCAGTCCGGGGTGCTGTGGTGCTGGGATATgaaggctggctggctggctacCAGATGAATTTTGAGACTGCAAAGTCTCGAGTGACCCAGAGCAACTTTGCGGTTGGCTACAAGACTGACGAATTCCAGCTCCACACTAACGTAAACGATGGGACAGAATTTGGTGGCTCCATTTATCAGAAGGTGAACAAGAAGTTAGAGACCGCTGTCAATCTGGCCTGGACAGCAGGAAATAGTAACACTCGCTTTGGAATAGCGGCCAAATATCAGATCGACCCTGACGCCTGCTTCTCGGCTAAAGTGAACAACTCCAGCCTGATAGGTTTAGGATACACTCAGACCCTAAAGCCAGGTATCAAACTGACCCTATCCGCTCTGCTGGATGGCAAGAATGTCAATGCTGGCGGCCACAAGCTTGGTCTAGGACTGGAATTTCAGGCATAA